A single Garra rufa chromosome 9, GarRuf1.0, whole genome shotgun sequence DNA region contains:
- the LOC141342483 gene encoding fatty acid-binding protein 10-A, liver basic-like, with amino-acid sequence MAFSGTWQVYEQENYEEFLRAVSLPEDVIKMAKDVKPVIEIQQSGNDFTITSKTPGKTLTNSFTIGKEAEITTMDGKKLKCIVKLEGGKLVCKTDRFSHIQEIKGGEMVEVCIDNLVHILLTGAQN; translated from the exons ATGGCCTTCAGTGGAACATGGCAGGTTTACGAGCAGGAGAACTACGAGGAGTTTCTGAGAGCCGTCT CTCTGCCAGAAGATGTCATTAAAATGGCCAAGGATGTTAAACCAGTGATCGAAATCCAACAAAGCGGCAACGACTTCACCATCACATCCAAAACTCCTGGGAAAACCCTCACAAACTCCTTCACCATCGGCAAGGAAGCTGAAATCACCACCATGGACGGCAAGAAGCTCAAG TGCATTGTCAAACTGGAGGGAGGGAAGCTGGTCTGTAAAACTGATCGATTCTCTCACATCCAGGAGATCAAGGGAGGAGAGATGGTTGAGGTTTGTATTGATAATTTAGTGCACATATTGCTCACTGGAGCTCAGAACTGA